CGGCACAGACAGGTAATTTATGGATGGGTGGGGCTACTATGTTGGCTTTTGGCTTAGGAACCATACCCACTATGTTAGGTGTGGGCGTGTCTAGTTCCTTGGTGAGTCAGGATAGGCGCAGTCAGTTATTCCGCTTAGGTGGTGTGATTACTCTAACTATTGGGTTAATCACCTTGCTACGAACTGGTGACACAATGGTAGATTACACTGGACACGCAGCTTTACTCTGCTTAACTCTGGCGCTAATTGCCCGTCCTGTAAGTAGGTTGTGGGCATGGCCTTTACATTATCGCCGGGCGTTGGGGGTAGGGGCGTTTGTTTTATCTGTAGTACACACTACTCACATGATTGAACATTCATTGCAGTGGAATTTTGCCGCCTTTTCCTTTTTACCGCCACAATTTCAGTTGGGGATGGCTGCTGGTACTGTAGCATTAGTATTGATGACCCCCGCAGCTTTCACAAGTTGGGAATCACTGCAAAAATCTTTAGGCAAACACTGGCGACAACTTCATTTATTGAGTGTACCAGCTTTGCTTTTGAGTGCAATTCATACTGTGTTGATTGGCTCTCATTATTTGGGTTCTCTGCAATTAAATTGGGGGAATAAGTTAGCAACAGTGCTGTTAGCAATTGTGACTCTCGGCGTGTTGCTTGTAAGAACACAGTTTTTTTGGTCAAAGTTAGCCGTAGAAAAATTTTATGTTCCCCCTAACAAATCACGCTAAAAAAACCCAAGAAAAACAGCAGGTGTATTCTCAACCCTCAACCGCAGCATTAAAGTACCTCATATTACTAGGTTGTGCCATCTCCATTACAGGTGTTTATCCAGCTAGCGCCCATAAGGTAGAGACAGCAACAGATGTAGGCGCTACTCTACACATTGAACCAAATGATAATCCCCGTGCTGGAGAATCGACACAAGCTTGGTTTGCCCTCACTCGTAAAGGTGGTCAAGCAATTCCTCTCCAACAGTGTAATTGTCAGTTAGCCGTTTACGCTCAACCCCACACACCAGACGAACCAGCGTTATTGGAACCATCATTAAAGCCTGTGAATGCCGAAATTTATCAGGGTATACCAGGCGCAGATATTACTTTTCCCAAACCAGGAATTTATCAACTACAGCTAAGTGGTAAACCGACAACTGGGGCAAATTTTAAAGCATTTAAGTTTGCTTTTGAAGTAACTGTAGCGGCTGGAACTAGAGTAGATACAGCAAAGCCCCAAGATTTGAAAGATAATAACTCAGTTGGAGTAAAGGCTGAATCTAACTCTATCCCAATTTGGGCGATCGCACTGCCCATTTTCATTGTCTTAGGTACGTTATTCGCCATTTGGCAAAATAAAAAGAGATGAGTCATGCCAATCCAAAATTAAGAAAGTGAAATTTAGCATCGGTTTGGGCGTTTTGTTATATGTATGGTTAGCAGGAAAGCACCTCCAAGCTTTTAACCCAACGTTATTAGGCTTAAGAGCTTAATTCTTGGTTAGTCCGTATGGATAACAATAAATTTTGTTTATCGATTTGAGAAATAAAAATATTTGCTTCTATCGTTGAAAGTATTTAAAGTTAAACTAGCCAGCGACTAAGGAGTTAGTGTAGTTTCCCGCAAGCTATAGCTGAAGGAAACATCATTAGCAAGTTAGTAGCATTAGGTGTTAGTTAAAAACATTACGCCTGTGGAACTCTCTAACAAATCTGAATATGCACTTTTAGCCTTGTTGGAACTGGCGGATCGTTACACCAGTGGCGAATCCCTGCAAATTCGACAGATGGCTGTGTTGCAAGATATACCTAATCGATATTTAGAACAACTACTAGCTACTTTAAGGCGACGAGGTTTAATTAAAAGTATTCGCGGCGCTAAAGGAGGCTACGTCTTAGCACGAGACCCGCGTACAATTACTCTACTGGATGCAGTCAGCTGTATGGAAGGTATCGATGCAGTTGCGCCAGGGGTAGATAAAAATACTACACACATTGAAACTCAACTCATCCAAGAAGTTTGGCAAGAAGCTTGTCAGGCGGCTAATGCAGTTTTACAAAAGTACACACTCCAAGACCTTTGCGATCGCCGCGCTATCCACGGCAACAAGGAATTAATGTACTATATTTAACTGCTAGTAGTAAGAACTTTAGTTCTAGCTGAATCTCAGCACTAAAGTCCTTACTACGGAATAAACGTCAAAACTCTAACAAGTTGGCTGAATTACTGTCTAAAAATAGAGTTGCTTGTGGTTGTCGGCGTAAAACAGAAGCTGGACAAGCTTTATCAATTACACCTTGTAACAATTGCTTGACAATCTGTGCTTTCCGTTTCCCTGGCGCGAGACACAATATTTTTCTAGCGGAACAGATTAAAGGCAAAGTCACAGTAAAAGCATATTGAGGTACATGATCAATATTAGGAAATTGACCTGTATTCACTTGTTGTTGGCGGTTTACAGAGTCTAGTTTTACCAACTTGACACTGTAAGGGTCTTGGAAATTCGCTACTGACGGATCATTAAAAGCCAAGTGTCCATTTTCGCCAATACCTAGACAGCATAAATCTATAGGTTGTGCTTGCAGCAATTGAGAATAGCGATCGCATTCTGCCAAGGGTTGCAACGTATCACCCTCAATATAATGGAATTTTTGCGGACTAACTCGCTTTTCTACACGTTCCCGTAGATAACGGCGAAAACTTGCAGGATGATCAGCCGTAATTCCTAAATATTCATCTAAATGAAACAAAGTAACTTTTGACCAATCTACGCCACCCAAAGCAATCAAAGCATCCAAAAATTTGAGTTGAGAATTTCCTGTCGCTAACACAACAGCAGCCGTCTGTTGTTGTTCAAGTACAGATTGCAAATACTTACTGACAATTGCTGCAACATCAAAAGCCATGTCGGCTTCAGATTTGTAAATTTGTACCGATAGATGATCAACATGGAAAAAGTTTGTAGCGGCTACCATATTGGGGATTGGGGATTGAGGAATTTTAGATTTTAGATTTTGGATTTTGGATTGAATGTCTCAAATTTAAAATCGTATATCCAAGATCGCATCAGGATGAAGACGAAACAGGACTCTAATTTAAGCTTCCATCTCTATCAGCTAGATGACTTACGAACACAAAACAATGTAGACTATGGGGGTTAAGTTAATAATTATTTACATTTTACCTAAACCTCATGCTATCTGCCATTCTTTTTGACTTGGACGGTACTATTGTCAATAGTGACCCCATACATTACCAAGCTTGGCAACAAATATTGTTGAGATACAATATAGAAATTGATGAAGTATTTTACAAATCCCGAATTAGTGGTCGGTTAAATCCAGAAATTGTTCAAGATATTTTGCCAGAACTGTCAGTAGCAGAAGGTGTAAAGTTTGCAGATGAGAAAGAAGCACTGTTTCGTCAATTAGCTTCTTATCTGCAACCACTAGATGGATTTGCTGAACTGCTAGAGTGGACGAAAACACATAATTTAAAGCGTGCTTTAGTAACGAATGCGCCGAGATTAAATGCAAAGTTTATGTTAGACGTATTAGGAATAACAGCAGCGTTTGACCAAATTGTTATAGCTGATGATTGTGTAGCGGGTAAACCAAACCCAGCACCGTATCAAGTTGCTTTAAGTAAGTTAAAAATTACAGCAGAAAATGCGATCGCTTTAGAAGACTCGCCTTCAGGGATTCGTGCAGCCGTAGGTGCAGGTATTCAGACTATTGGTATTGCCTCCACTCATGAACCCGAAGTTTTACAAAAAGTCGGTGCATTTATGGTAGTTCCTGATTTTACAGATTTGCATCTTTGGACATTACTTAATTCATCAATTGAAGGAGATTTGAGTTTATTGCAGAAAAATTAAAAATTATTGATTAAACTTATCTCTTCCGCTTCCTACTCATCCTGATGTACGCATATAGATTCAATTACCTTTACTCATACTAATTATTTCCATAATTTTCTCAAACTGAAAATTCTGAGCTAAATCTGCAAAATAGTTTTTTAAATCTACATTTTCACAGCTTTGTTCTTCAATTAATTGAAAAATTAAGTCATCGCTACATTGGGCAGCAGCATTATACAAACTTATTAACCACTCTTGTGGTAGTGTTGCTAGTAGAGGTAATACATCATTAGATGCGACAATTTTCTCGCTGTTCTTGAGGCAAGAACAAGTATCTTCTTGATAAATATATTGTATATTTAGATATTGATTAATTTTTTCTAGAATTTGTTGTTCTGAGAAAGGCTTATTAATCAAATCATCACAGCCTACTTGGAGCATTGTTTGACGTTGTTCTTCAAAAGCGTGAGCAGTCAAAGCAATAATAATTGTGTGGGGATTAGGAATTAACGGTTGATTTTCTTGTTCATAGACGCGAATGAAGTGGGTAGCTGTGTAACCATCCATAATTGGCATTCGCATATCCATAAAAATTAATTGTGGATGCCATTGTTGCCAGATAGAAACTGCTTCTTGTCCGTTTGTGGCTTCTCGCACCACAAAGCCAACAGATGATAAAACTTTTACCAGCAACAGCCGACTATCAACCACATCATCTACTACTAAAATTCTGTGTTCTCTTTGCTGGGATGCTAAACCAAGAACAAAGCGTACACTTGGCTGAGGGGAAATTTCACCCGCAGATACTAAATCTACCTTTATATGGAAACTAAATGTACTTCCTACTCCTACAGTACTAGTAACGCTAATATCTCCTCCCATCAGTTGCACATATTTACGGCTAATGGCTAAACCTAGTCCTGTACCTTGTTGTGAGTTTCTGCCAGCTTCGGTTTGTCCAAAAGCTTCAAACAACATACCCATTTCATCATCACAGATACCAATACCAGTATCTTCTATTTCAAAGATGAGGGAGTAGGGAGTGCTGAGTGCGTGGTTTCTCTGCTCTCCTGTTTCACTGCTTTCTCCTATTCCTCTCTCTTCCATTCTTACCCGCAAGGTAACACTACCAGTTTCAGTAAATTTGGTGGCATTGCCTAAGATGTTGAGTAAGACTTGACGTAGTTTACTTTCGTCGGCGCGGATGTGTCGGACGATGTTAGTTGCGTATTCAAATTTGAGTTGTAAACCTTTGGCGGCTGCGCGTCCTTGCATCATTTCTTGCAAGTTATCTAAGAGGTGAATTAAATCAAAGTTATGAACATTTAATGTAATTTTGCCGGCTTCAATTTTTGACATTTCTAGAATGTCGTTAATCAAGTCGAGTAGATGTTCTCCTGCACGGTTAATAATGGTCAGATTCTTTTGATGTTCGGCTGATAGTGTTTTGTCTCGGCTCATGATTTGTGCGAAACCTAAAATTGCGTTGAGAGGTGTGCGCAATTCGTGGCTCATGTTAGCGAGAAATTCGCTTTTGGCTCTATTGGCTGCGTCTGCGGCAAAGGCAGCTGCTTGTAATGCTTGTGATTGGCTTTGGGTTTGTGTCAAAAGTTGTGCTTGTTGCAAAGCTACTTCTAGTTGATTGCCAATTTGCCTTACGATGTTGATTTCGCCAGTTTTCCATTGACGAGGGCCAGAGTTTTGATAAGTTGCTAATAATCCCCAAACTTGGTTTCCAGATAAAATAGGGACGATAATATAAGCTTTTGCTTGCAAGCTTTCTAAAAATTCGATATAACAATTATCAAATCCAGCTTGGTAAATATTTGGAATACAAAGGCAGTTAGACTCTGGGGTAGCTGAGGAGTTATTGGTAATCTCCAGAAGCTTGGCAAGACAATATTCGTTTTCTAGGGTATTTTCTGCCAAATTGAGATCATCTTTGTGTGCTTCTATCAGAGAAATCCAACCTTCACGGACAGATTCAGCGACAAATTCACCTTTCCTCTGGGAATTGAAACGATAAACTAGAACACGATCGCAGTTAAGAACTTGTCTTAATTCTTCGGTAGTAGCGGCAAATATTGTTTCTAAATCTAAAGTCTGGCGCATTCTTTGAATTACTTGTGCGATCGCTCTTTGCCTTTCGGCACTTTCTCTAAGTGCTTCTTCTACAAGTTTGCGATCGCTAATCTCTACTATGACTGTACCCACACCAGAAAGCTGATTATTCTCCCCAGGAATGGGAAAATAAGAAACTAAAAAATGACGCAGCCTATCTGCTTGGTTGGCGACTGGAAGGCTCAATTCTAAATTAAGTATTGGTTGGCCTGTTAAGAGTACCTGTTGGCAATATGGGGTAATTAGGGGAGCAATTTGTGGTGCTATTTCTTGGAGAGTTTTACCAATGTGTGCTTGTGCCGATTTACCATGAATATCTGCTATCAACTCGTTGATTTGCACAAACCGCAGTTGATTATCTAAAATACTCATACCTACAGGAGCGCCACTGAAAAAGGCATTCAGACGAGCTTCGCGCAGTTGTAATTCTTTTTCTAAAATTTTGCGTTCTGTAACGTCTTTATGAGTACCAGTCATCCGTAAAGGAGTACCCTGTTCATCCCGTTCTACAATTTGACCACGAGATTGTATCCATTTCCAATCGCCAGAAACGCAAAGCAATCGTACCTCTATCTCATAAATGGGAGTAATACCTTGCAGATGGCAAGTAATTGCTGATCTAACGGCTGGTAAATCTTCAGGATGTATTAGTTGCCTAAGTGGTAATTGATCATCTTCCTTTTCCTGCTCTGGGTAGCCTAGCATTTTTTGCCAGCGACAATCCCGATAAATTTTACCCGTCTTAAGATTCCAATCCCACAAACCTAAATCGCTGGCTTCTAAGGCTAGTTGTAAACGTTCTTCGCTGTTACGATGAGCTGCTTCTATTAGCTTACGTTCAATCAATGCACCGAGTTGGGTGGCTACAGCACCCAATAGCATCAGGAGGCGTTTATCTACTAGGGTGGAACTGCGTTTGAAAAATATCAAAACGGCTAATACTTCTTTTCTAGCAATGATGGGAATACCAAAACCAGCTCTTAACCCTACTTTTGCGGCTTGTGGCGATCGCAAAAACTGCGGCGGCTTTAACTGAGAGATATCTTCTATCCATTCTGGTTGCTGAGTTTGCCAAACTCTTCCGGGTAGTCCTTCACCTGGTGCAATGGTTAGATTTTGACTTTGGTAACAAAATTCTTCTAAATCGCTTTCTTCACAGTAACAAACCAAACTATGCTCTAAAACCAGAGATTCACGCTTGGGTGTCCATGCTTCACCAAAATCCCAGCCAATAGTTTGACAAATCACCCGTAATACTAAGGTTAAGGCATTTTTCACATCAAATGCACGGGCGATCGCTTGGGTTGTTAAAAGTAATAAGCGGCTTTCTGCTTCTGCTTGTTTGCGTTCTGTAATGTCTTTAGCTGTACCCAAAATATACTTTTGTCCATCAATTTCTATTAATTCTGCACTAAACAGTGCCGTCTTAATTTCTCCACTACTAGTGCGAAAATCTACTTCATGGTTGCGAATGGTTTTAGTTTGTTCCAGAATTTGAGCGAGGAAATAAGGCTCTTGTATATTTACCCAAATATTTAATTCTTTATCAGTATTGCCAATGACTTGAGAACGATGATATCCAAATAGGCGACAAAAGCTATCATTAACTTCAATATAACGAGTTTCTGGATAAGTACACAGAACAATGGGGTCGGGGGATGCTCTAAAGGCTGATGCTAGTTTTTGTTCGGAAATGCGATATGCTGCTTGCACACGTTGTCTTTCTCGTGCTTCCAATGCCAAGGAGGCTAAATTAGTTAAAGAACGAGCAAAATTTTGGTCTTCTGGTGTCCAATGATGAGCTATTCCTACTGTTTCCAGGGATAAAACCCCTACAGTTTTACCTGCTAGACGAATAGGTGTATCTAATAAGGAGATAATATTTAAGGGAGTTAAGTAATTCTCAGAAAGTTCTCTAGTTTTGGGATCTGTATGAGCATGATCTGCGGCGATCGCTTCCTCCTGATGTAAAGCTTGAAAATAAGCTGGATAATCTGCTGCTAATACACATAATCCTTCACTATGTTGATTACGACTATATTCAAATAGGTCGATACATTGAATTTGAGTAGCTGTTTCGTTATATAACCAAATACTAGCTCGCTCCACATGTAGATTTTGAGAAGCCACAGTTGTAATTTCTGCAAAAGCTGCTTTTACATCACCTTGATATAATATTTTATTCTTGGCTAATTCTGTTAAGACTAAATTATGCTTGTAAAGCTTGATAGTGTTATTTTGTAAAAATTGTGGCGTTTTATTTTGACTCTCCAGCTTTTTATCTTTATTGACTATTATTGAATCTAACAGTTGATTATGTGTTTTCTTATTATTTATTTCTGCTATCTGCAAGCAACATTCTTGATTGCTTCCTAAACCATCTTCAACATAATTATTATCTTTATAATAATTTCGCAAATTTAACTGATTATTAATTCGGATAAAACATTCGTCCTTGCGTAAAGGCTTACTAATAAAATCAGATATACCTAATTGAAAATAAGTATAATTTTTCGATAAATTATCTAAATGTGTCAACAAAATTATATTTATATACTGAGTTGCTTTTTCAGCTTTTAATTCTTGACAAATAAAATATCCATCATTTTTATTAATAGAATCATTTATGAAAATCAGATTGGGCATGAAATCAATAACACTACTAATTGACACATTAGCAGCATTAATTTGGTGTAATAAATACTTTTTTTCTGCAAAAAACTCAGATAAGGTAGACCAAATTTCCCAAGAATTATCAATTAATAAGATTTTTGGTTGTTGATAATCTATAACCATATTATCTAGCTAAATAGCAGGTTTTTAACAGACAGAGTAAATAAAAAAGGGAAAAATAATTAAAATCAATAAATGCCATAGAACTAGCAAATTTATGACGAAAATTAGTCAATTGGTAATACTCATCTCCACAATTATCCACAACTATAACTCACATTTGTTACAGACATGATAAGGGAATAGGTAAGTAAGGGGGTGAGGGGGATGTAGCTTTAGCTTCTCTTTCAGAGACGCTACCGCGAACCCGCAGGGTGGGAGTAGAGGGAGATGAGGAAGAGTAACTATGGACTATTAACTGTTGACTGTTGACTAATAACCTCACAACTTCCTCATGTTATAGCTATAAAGTTTTGCTAATGACTCTTAGGCGATCGCCATTATGGTGATAGAACAAATATGAGTGCAACGCAATCCACACCAAGTCCCAAGTGTTCCTCTGTGTATGGGCCTGTCAAATCTTGGCGATTTGGAAATTCTTTGGGTATCGATCCGATTGGGGTTGTGTCTACCTGCTCGTTTAACTGTGTTTACTGTCAGTTAGGAAAAATTCAAACACATACCAGTCAGCGTCAGATTTTTGTGCCTACATCCCAAATTATTGAGGATTTGCAAGCGCTTACTCTTGATGAACAAGTAGATGTAGTTACCCTCAGTGGAAGTGGCGAACCTACTTTAGCATTAAATTTAGGGGAAATTTTGGCGATCGCAAAACAACTCACAAAACGACCAACAGTAGTTTTAACCAACGCCACATTACTCAGAAATACTCAAGTCCGTCATGCTTTAAAATCAGCAGACATTGTTGCTGCTAAATTAGACGCAATTTCGTCAAATCAATTGCAGCGCGTCAACCAACCTGTAGCGACAATTAATTTACCACACATCCTTGCAGGTATCGAACAATTTCGAGGGGAATATCCAGGGACTCTAGCTATTCAAACTATGGTGTTGTCTCCTTGGACAACGGAAATGATAGAAATTTACATTCAACTTATACAGCGTTTACAACCTAATGAAATTCAACTTAACGTTCCCACTCGTCCCCGTACCTTAGTTCGACAATTAGAAGCAAGAGGGAATGATGCAACTGGATTAATCTCTGAGGCTATGCACCAACTTAAATGTATCAGTGCTGAGATTATCACCACACTAGCTAACACAATCAACTGTGCGACAAATATTCCAGTACGGTACGCGCCGATGAATTAGGGAAGATGAGGGGGATGAGGGGGATGAGAAGCCAAATTAAACAAAGCAGATAAGGGATCAAATTCTTTCCCCACTCCCCCCACTCCCTCCATAGCTAACACACCACAATTCCAAGGAGGAAATATATGGAAACTCAATCAACCAACCCATCAATTACACTTCCAGAAATTCCCCCTGGCTATCTCAACATCATGGGTTACATTGATGAGTCAGAGGTAAATGGCCCCGGTTGTCGTGCTGTTGTTTGGGTGCAAGGTTGTCCCCGTGAGTGTCCGGGGTGCTTTAATCCTGATTCTTGGCCATTTGAAGTCAACCAATTAGTTTCTGTAGATTCTCTCGTCGAGCAAATTTTGAGCAAACCGCAAAATCAAGGCGTAACATTCTCTGGCGGAGAACCATTTTATCAAGCAACAGCATTGGCGGAACTCGCGCGTAAGTTGAAAGCTGCTGGTTTAAATGTCATGTCATTTACAGGCTTCACCCTCAAACAATTACAATCTGAATCTGCGCCTCCTGGTTCTCAAGCATTATTAGAACAACTAGATATCTTAATTGATGGGCCGTTTGTTGAGTCTTTAGCAATCAATTCTCCAGATTCTCCTGTTTCTTCCCGAAATCAAAAAGTTCGCGTTTTTAACCCCGCCTTTGCAGATAAAATTACTTGGGCTAGTGACCAAATAGAAGTCCATATCCTCAAAGATGGGAATCGTATTGTTACGGGGTATCAAGGTTGGTTGGAATTGACATGATTAATTTGTAATGGGCTAACGCCCCGCTCCGCTAACGTAATTCGTAATTGGGTTTTGTGTAGGCTATATACTTTGACACAAAACCTTTTTTAATAGTTATGTTGACTTTAACGCAACTTAAACCAGCAAATCCTGATTTAGCAGTTACTCTGACTTTGGCGCTGACAGCAGAAGAACGGACTCGCTCTCGTCACCGTTTTGAGGTAGAAGATGGAAAGGTAGTATTTTTACGCTTACCTAGAGGTACAGTTTTGCGGGATGGGGATATCCTTCAAGATGAAACTAATGAAAATTTAATTAGAGTTGTAGCTAAACCAGAACCAGTGTTAACTGTGATTGCTTCAACTCCGCTTTTGTTGATGCGAGCAGCTTATCATTTAGGTAATCGTCATGTGCCTGTCGAGATTACCTCAAATTATTTACGTTTATTGCCTGATCCAGTGTTGCGTACAATGTTAGAACACATGGGGTTAGAAATTACTGCCGAAGTTCTTCCCTTTCAGCCAGAATTAGGTGCTTATGGACACCATCACGCTCACTGATAGCCATTTTTTACATATATTACAACTAGCTAGTTCTACTTTACCTGTAGGAGCGTACAGCTATTCCGAAGGGTTAGAGACATTAGTAGAAAATGGAGCGATCGCTAATCAAGGTACTCTGCAACAATGGTTAGAAGCTGAATTAAAATACGGGGCAATTCGCCTAGAAGCGGCTGTGATGGTAAGAGCCATGCAGGCTGCCACAATAGGAGAGATGGAAACATTACGCTATTGGAATTTTTGGTTATCTGCGGCCAGAGAAACCCAAGAATTACGCAACTCTAGCTGGCAGATGGGGCGATCGCTCATGCAGTTACTTAGTACAATACAACCACAAATTCAACCTTTCGCTGAGACTGTAGGCAATCCTTGTAATTATGCGGTTGCTTTTGGTATTGCTGCTGCTCATTGGCAAATTGATATTCCAGTTTCATTATTAGCATACCTACATAGTTGGGTAACTAATTCAATTACTGCGGGTGTCAAACTCATCCCCTTGGGACAAACAGCCGGACAAGAATTATTACTACAATTACAACCCTTAATTATTCATACAGAAGTAGAAATCATAGCTTTAAAAGATGACGAAATTGCTTGTTGTAGTTGGGGTTTATCCCTGGCAAGTATGCAGCACGAAACACAATATACTAGGTTATTTAGAAGTTGAGCTTAATGTGATGTTAATGGGAAAAGTAATTATGAACAATATACAGAATTACCTATTTAGATTAAGATTTAAATTAAAATAAATTGTAAAAATTATCACAATAAAGTGCCATCAAAGCCAACCTCTAGTCAAGCAATAGCTTGTGTTTATATTTGTCAGTCCCTATCAGATATGTTGCAGCCAATACAATTATTTAGATATGATGAATTATATAAACATATATTTACATTAGCTGGTATTAACGAGGGGATAGAAGTAATCATTTTTGAAAATGGAGAATGGGAGTTTAACGAAAATGACCAAACTTGATTTTGGACAAATGACCCGTCAAGAATTAAAAGCATATATCCGAGAAAACCCTACTGATGATGAAGCAATCAGAGAATTATTTCTTAAACGCCGTAGCCCTCATACTAAAATCTATCCTTCCCCAGAAAACATGACTAAGGAAGAGTTGTTAGATATTTTTAGACAAAAAAATGATAGTTAAGTACAGAATGAAATTACAACAGCAAAGATAAAAAATTATAAACGGTTTTCTTATTAGAGGCAATAAAGTGAATTAATTTTATTGTTTTTACTTTATCTTTACAAAAGGCAAGCGCCGTTAGAGGTGCTTGACTTAAGAACTATTTGCAAAGAACATATGAACGCTTTTCGTGTTGGGGTAGCTGGCCCAGTTGGTTCAGGGAAAACGGCTTTAGTCGATGCTTTGTGTAAAGCGTTGCGCGATCGCTATAAATTGGCGGTGGTGACAAATGATATATATACTCAAGAAGACGCTCAATTTTTGGTACGTTCTCAAGCTTTGACTAGCGATCGCATTTTAGGTGTAGAAACTGGCGGTTGTCCACACACGGCAATTCGAGAAGATGCTTCGATGAATTTGGCAGCAATCGAACAGCTAGAACAACGTTTTACCGATTTAGATTTAGTCTTTTTAGAGAGTGGTGGAGATAATTTAGCCGCTACCTTTAGTCCTGAATTAGTAGATTTAACAATTTATGTAATTGATGTTGCCGCAGGTGATAAAATCCCCCGTAAAGGCGGCCCAGGAATTACCAAATCCGATTTATTAGTAATCAATAAAACTGACCTTGCACCTTACGTTGGTGCAGATTTAAACGTCATGGAAAGAGACGCAAAAAAAATGCGTGGTGATAAACCCTTCATTTTTACCAACTTAAAAACTCAGCAAGGACTCACCAACGTAATTGAATTTGTCTGCACTCACATCTGTTGAGAAACCAAGATAAAAAAAATCACTATTGACTACTGACTATGGACTATGGACTAATGACTATGGACTCTTACGGGTTCGCTAGTCGCTCATGGGGGTTTCCCCCATGACCTCGCTAGCTCACTAATGACTAATGACCAATGACTAACCTACAAATTTTTCTCGACATTGCGACAGAAGCAGCTCTAGCTGCGGGTGCGGTTTTACAGGGTTACTTAGGTAAGGTAGAAGACGCAGTTACAGAAAAAGGTCGTCCCGGTGATTTAGTTACCGCCGCCGATAAAGCTTCGGAAGCAGTAATTTTAGAAGTTTTGCGTCGTCACTTTCCTCAACACTCAATTCTGGCTGAGGAGTCGGGGAAACTGGG
Above is a genomic segment from Nostoc sp. MS1 containing:
- a CDS encoding sulfite exporter TauE/SafE family protein produces the protein MLDLSLITILGFLGSFGHCFGMCGPLTVAFSLSHQHNTPEKDSQEKLSSPKTQPTWKQQLKFHFLLNLGRMLSYGLVGAGLGGVGSVLLQSGQLAGVGSDFRRIMAIVTGVMLIWFGLGQLAPNLLPHIPILHPILRGNLHNRLSTGMVKLSLQQRWWTPTLLGMTWGLMPCGFLYAAQIKAAQTGNLWMGGATMLAFGLGTIPTMLGVGVSSSLVSQDRRSQLFRLGGVITLTIGLITLLRTGDTMVDYTGHAALLCLTLALIARPVSRLWAWPLHYRRALGVGAFVLSVVHTTHMIEHSLQWNFAAFSFLPPQFQLGMAAGTVALVLMTPAAFTSWESLQKSLGKHWRQLHLLSVPALLLSAIHTVLIGSHYLGSLQLNWGNKLATVLLAIVTLGVLLVRTQFFWSKLAVEKFYVPPNKSR
- a CDS encoding Rrf2 family transcriptional regulator, which translates into the protein MELSNKSEYALLALLELADRYTSGESLQIRQMAVLQDIPNRYLEQLLATLRRRGLIKSIRGAKGGYVLARDPRTITLLDAVSCMEGIDAVAPGVDKNTTHIETQLIQEVWQEACQAANAVLQKYTLQDLCDRRAIHGNKELMYYI
- a CDS encoding glucosamine-6-phosphate deaminase gives rise to the protein MVAATNFFHVDHLSVQIYKSEADMAFDVAAIVSKYLQSVLEQQQTAAVVLATGNSQLKFLDALIALGGVDWSKVTLFHLDEYLGITADHPASFRRYLRERVEKRVSPQKFHYIEGDTLQPLAECDRYSQLLQAQPIDLCCLGIGENGHLAFNDPSVANFQDPYSVKLVKLDSVNRQQQVNTGQFPNIDHVPQYAFTVTLPLICSARKILCLAPGKRKAQIVKQLLQGVIDKACPASVLRRQPQATLFLDSNSANLLEF
- a CDS encoding HAD family hydrolase, whose product is MLSAILFDLDGTIVNSDPIHYQAWQQILLRYNIEIDEVFYKSRISGRLNPEIVQDILPELSVAEGVKFADEKEALFRQLASYLQPLDGFAELLEWTKTHNLKRALVTNAPRLNAKFMLDVLGITAAFDQIVIADDCVAGKPNPAPYQVALSKLKITAENAIALEDSPSGIRAAVGAGIQTIGIASTHEPEVLQKVGAFMVVPDFTDLHLWTLLNSSIEGDLSLLQKN